A genomic window from Nicotiana sylvestris chromosome 11, ASM39365v2, whole genome shotgun sequence includes:
- the LOC104212704 gene encoding hydroxymethylglutaryl-CoA lyase, mitochondrial isoform X2, translating to MSSLEEPLNLDRLPSLSNIDWLERFSSGACRPIGEDMAIGDSWTDGRSCSSSNSCVEDDDEYGRENFKWRRHGSRNGISSRRSKSFSTNYRLFDGMPKYVKIVEVGPRDGLQNEKNIVPTSVKVELVQKLVSCGLPVVEVTGFVSPKWVPQLSDAKDVMEAVKDLESARLPVLTPNMKGFEAAVAAGAKEVAVFASASESFSKSNINCSIEESLVRYRAVTSAARKLSIPVRGYVSCAIGCPTEGAISPSKVAYVAKELHDMGCFEISLGDTIGVATPGSVVPMLEAVMAVVPVEKLAVHFHDTYGQSLSNILVSLQMGISTVDSSVAGLGGCPYAKGATGNVSTEDVVYMLNGLGIKTNVDIQKLLLAGEFISKYLDRPSGSKAAIALSRVTADASKI from the exons ATGTCAAGCTTGGAAGAGCCTCTTAACCTGGACAGGTTGCCAAGTTTGAGCAACATTGATTGGCTAGAGAGGTTCTCATCTGGTGCCTGCAGGCCTATAGGAGAAGATATGGCGATAGGGGACTCCTGGACTGATGGGAGAAGTTGCAGCTCATCCAACAGCTGTGT TGAAGATGATGACGAATACGGGAGAGAGAACTTCAAATGGAGAAGACATGGATCACGTAATGGCATCTCAAGTCGAAGGTCCAAGAGTTTTAGCACTAATTATAGA TTGTTCGATGGCATGCCAAAGTATGTGAAGATAGTGGAAGTTGGTCCAAGGGATGGGTTACAAAATGAAAAGAATATTGTTCCTACATCAGTGAAGGTTGAATTAGTTCAAAAACTTGTCTCTTGCGGGCTACCTGTTGTTGAAGTGACGGGCTTTGTTTCTCCAAAATGGGTACCTCAG CTATCGGATGCCAAGGATGTAATGGAGGCAGTGAAGGATCTGGAAAGTGCCAGATTGCCTGTATTGACACCTAATATGAAA GGCTTTGAAGCAGCTGTTGCAGCTGGGGCGAAAGAAGTAGCAGTCTTTGCTTCAGCTTCTGAGTCTTTCTCAAAGTCAAACATTAATTGCAGTATTGAGGAGAGCCTTGTCCGATATCGAGCTGTTACTTCTGCTGCCAGAAAACTGTCAATACCCGTTCGTGG ATATGTATCATGTGCTATTGGGTGTCCAACCGAAGGAGCAATTTCCCCTTCAAAAGTGGCATATGTAGCAAAGGAACTTCATGACATGGGATGCTTTGAAATCTCCCTTGGAGACACAATAGGTGTCGCTACTCCAG GATCGGTTGTTCCTATGCTTGAAGCTGTTATGGCTGTGGTTCCTGTTGAAAAGCTTGCTGTGCATTTCCACGATACCTATGGACAGTCTCTTTCTAATATTTTAGTTTCCCTCCAA ATGGGTATTAGCACAGTAGACTCGTCCGTTGCTGGACTCGGAGGCTGTCCATACGCCAAAGGAGCAACTGGCAATGTTTCAACAGAAGATGTTGTCTATATGCTTAACGGTCTAGGGATAAAAACCAACGTCGATATACAAAAGCTCTTGCTAGCCGGAGAGTTCATCAGCAAGTATTTGGACCGTCCATCCGGATCTAAAGCAGCCATTGCTTTGAGCAGAGTCACAGCAGATGCATCCAAGATATAG
- the LOC104212704 gene encoding hydroxymethylglutaryl-CoA lyase, mitochondrial isoform X1 yields the protein MSSLEEPLNLDRLPSLSNIDWLERFSSGACRPIGEDMAIGDSWTDGRSCSSSNSCVEDDDEYGRENFKWRRHGSRNGISSRRSKSFSTNYRVCGTLSHSQYLTDHQSKSYRNNRSTVSKPFKLFDGMPKYVKIVEVGPRDGLQNEKNIVPTSVKVELVQKLVSCGLPVVEVTGFVSPKWVPQLSDAKDVMEAVKDLESARLPVLTPNMKGFEAAVAAGAKEVAVFASASESFSKSNINCSIEESLVRYRAVTSAARKLSIPVRGYVSCAIGCPTEGAISPSKVAYVAKELHDMGCFEISLGDTIGVATPGSVVPMLEAVMAVVPVEKLAVHFHDTYGQSLSNILVSLQMGISTVDSSVAGLGGCPYAKGATGNVSTEDVVYMLNGLGIKTNVDIQKLLLAGEFISKYLDRPSGSKAAIALSRVTADASKI from the exons ATGTCAAGCTTGGAAGAGCCTCTTAACCTGGACAGGTTGCCAAGTTTGAGCAACATTGATTGGCTAGAGAGGTTCTCATCTGGTGCCTGCAGGCCTATAGGAGAAGATATGGCGATAGGGGACTCCTGGACTGATGGGAGAAGTTGCAGCTCATCCAACAGCTGTGT TGAAGATGATGACGAATACGGGAGAGAGAACTTCAAATGGAGAAGACATGGATCACGTAATGGCATCTCAAGTCGAAGGTCCAAGAGTTTTAGCACTAATTATAGAGTATGTGGAACTTTGTCTCATTCACAGTACTTGACAGATCATCAATCTAAATCTTACAGAAACAATAGAAGTACAGTGAGTAAACCGTTCAAG TTGTTCGATGGCATGCCAAAGTATGTGAAGATAGTGGAAGTTGGTCCAAGGGATGGGTTACAAAATGAAAAGAATATTGTTCCTACATCAGTGAAGGTTGAATTAGTTCAAAAACTTGTCTCTTGCGGGCTACCTGTTGTTGAAGTGACGGGCTTTGTTTCTCCAAAATGGGTACCTCAG CTATCGGATGCCAAGGATGTAATGGAGGCAGTGAAGGATCTGGAAAGTGCCAGATTGCCTGTATTGACACCTAATATGAAA GGCTTTGAAGCAGCTGTTGCAGCTGGGGCGAAAGAAGTAGCAGTCTTTGCTTCAGCTTCTGAGTCTTTCTCAAAGTCAAACATTAATTGCAGTATTGAGGAGAGCCTTGTCCGATATCGAGCTGTTACTTCTGCTGCCAGAAAACTGTCAATACCCGTTCGTGG ATATGTATCATGTGCTATTGGGTGTCCAACCGAAGGAGCAATTTCCCCTTCAAAAGTGGCATATGTAGCAAAGGAACTTCATGACATGGGATGCTTTGAAATCTCCCTTGGAGACACAATAGGTGTCGCTACTCCAG GATCGGTTGTTCCTATGCTTGAAGCTGTTATGGCTGTGGTTCCTGTTGAAAAGCTTGCTGTGCATTTCCACGATACCTATGGACAGTCTCTTTCTAATATTTTAGTTTCCCTCCAA ATGGGTATTAGCACAGTAGACTCGTCCGTTGCTGGACTCGGAGGCTGTCCATACGCCAAAGGAGCAACTGGCAATGTTTCAACAGAAGATGTTGTCTATATGCTTAACGGTCTAGGGATAAAAACCAACGTCGATATACAAAAGCTCTTGCTAGCCGGAGAGTTCATCAGCAAGTATTTGGACCGTCCATCCGGATCTAAAGCAGCCATTGCTTTGAGCAGAGTCACAGCAGATGCATCCAAGATATAG